GGCAAGCGCCCAGGGTGTCATGACTCATGGAGGGCGGCACGAGCTCTTTTCTATAGCAGTTTTCTATTATTTGCACGTCAAGTCAATCTATTACTCTGTTGTGCACGCTTGCTGAGGTGGTGACGCATGCCAAGAAGCtgtgagagaaggagagagggggacagTTCACCTTTGGGTCACCCTACTGGAACGGGCAGGGGGGAACGGGAGATCCACTTAATAGAGCAATACTCTAATGGAATTAGTGGGCTAAAGTCAGTCACACCTCCACTTTCTtccaaataaagcacatttctttcataatattataaatacaggcctgtagttcatgcacatttttatttttctgggttCTGTGAAATGGCTAAAAAAATAGGTAATATAAAATGAATCTGTGCACCTCCAAGGTGAATTGGTTTAGTCTTAGTATCAATCATGAAATAGGGGAGCAGATTtcatatgatgacatcattgatgatttttttcaagGAAGGCCAGAAGGGTCAGGCTTTAGTTGGCTTTGTGCcatttaaacagtgtgtttgctgttctaAGTTCAATAGTGTAATAATTAGATTctctttggtgtgttttcccatTTGTGTAAGAAGGGTGGGTCTCGCCCAGGGCGTTATTCAAGCTAGAACCGCCACTGAAAGATAGTAATGTCTATACAACAATTTGTCGCTTGAGAACTTTTTTTACTGCATGTTGCACAGTATTAGGCACATTTTCATGTAttgtaaatgtgcaaaaaaggagaaaattggatggttaaaatatactttttggCTTTAAATGCCTTGATTCTCTAACTGAGCTTTTAGTTGTGGGAAATCAAAAACATCATGATGCATGTTGCACAAGTTCTGTAGAAGCATGGGAGGCATACAGCAACAGTAGGTGTGAAACCAAACCACATGCCATGCTTCCTGATGTTGACCTGCAATGCTCTCATCAGTTTCAGGTTGCGGTGATCACAGCTATCTTCTTCTATTCATGGACGTGCACTGCAGTTCtggacaatgcaaaaaaaatattagtaGGTGAAGGGGTAGTGGACACTGCTGCCTTATCCTTTGCATTACCAGCGACTcccctgaaaaagaaaaaaaaaagaaaaacagagatacTATATAagtttttccccctcctcctttagTGTGCACTTCCCCTTTGAAGTATGGGAGGGGAACACACTTACGGCATTTGCTCTCTCCCTCGTCTGTGGTAAAGGTCTTGAAAAGGCTGTTGTGGTGGAGTAGACTGATAGGATATGAAAGCACAAGAAGTTTGTGGTGAGGACGACACTTTGTGGATATGTCATGATCACAGCTGTCATGAGCGTGATGAGTAACTGTATTTTAACTGAATTTCTGCTGGTAAACAACACACAAGTGGACCGTTCCTCCTCAGAAGGTAACTCTCACTAGTTCCATTTCTTTGTGCTCATATTATGCAAGATATCATTacgtttttaattgtattattgatGCTTTGTGACATTAGTTTCTACATTACATAGATATAGATTGCATGATTGCAAATTATTTGAACTATTTATATCACATTACACCAGACACTGTGGCTCCTTTTACAAACACCTCTGggaaaatggttttaaaatacattttgaaagaaacTTAAATTTCAAATAAATCCACGACTagagagaaagcaaaaaatTAATTAAGCATTGTTGAAAACAGAATTTCATGGTGTATTAACCTTCTATAGACAGTATTTGCTGTAGCCGTAACAGGACTTTGATGTCATAAAACTCACATGACTGAGCTTGCctatttgtgctttttataTGTATGTTGACATTGTAAATACTGGCATGCATCAATATATGTTTTCAATGTAATTATCTTAAACAATGCTCacttttaacattaaaacagttGTTGCACAGCTTCAGACATTTCTCCTGCTTTAAAAGGTTAGGCTAAATATATGTTACAATGTACCTAAACTGAGATAACCAGGGAATTAACCCAGTCATAATAAAGAACATCACAACGCATATAGACATAAAGCTAAGAGTAATATAGAAGTTTGGTTTATTGTCGTTCACTGTGAGAATCTGCAAACATTTGCCACCTCACAATAAACTGCTGTGTTTCATATAAGAGTGTTACATTATCTTTAGGACACATATCACTTTCTAATAGATACAAAGGGAGGTGTAACTCCAGATTCCCAgctgattaattatttaatgacTGCAGCTTCACGGCCATTAATATGTGCTCTTATCATGGCTGTGAGCTAACAAAGTTGTTTCacaaatttgttttattttcatacgTAAAGATTTCAAAGTGAAAATACAGAAGAATACAAGTGAATATTGCCATAATTAACATTCTTTATCATTCATAATTTAGAGTTTGGtcaagaaaagaagaggaaatgattatgtttgtgtcaaagtAACCCGGTTTTTGTTTAAAGAATTTTGTAAACTACACACATGTAATATACAACATGTGTGATTCTTAAAAATCAAAAGCAATGCTACATTTTTGGTGGAAAGTGCGCAAGCTGTAAAGACTTATAATCACACCTTGAAGTGGAACGGCAGTCCACACCTTTACTCAAAGCGTTAACCAACTACTGTGTTAACAGTGTCACAGCTCTTGTCAATCAGATGCATTTGTCTTGGTTTTTTAAGCACTGAAGctaatgaatatatttatttttaccttggaaatgatcacttttgaaaatacttcttttttgttgcttattaacaaacacatgaacTATTGCCAGGGagggttttattttaaacaatctTATCCGATGTGATCTGTCTGCTTTTTCAagaaaaaatgcacataaacagacacagacaatgTGTATTACTAAACTGAAATAGTAAAAAGTATACCACTGTCTACTCTTACTTGAAGTttctggcattttccttcatttcccgcttcttttttttctactgacTTCTGGACACTGACTTCCTCCTCATCCCCTGAGATGCCGTTTTCTAAAACCTAAATATTCTTTATCGCCACATCATAGAGAGTTGTCTGAAATGTGGCAAAACTTCCTTTTATGGTTTAACCTAACACTCTCCTTGGCATCATGCTCTCTTCATTCTGATAATGAAGCTTTCGTTTTCTTTATTTAGCCACAATAGTTAGTAGTTTGCTCTAACAGTTGCATGACAAGACTTTAATTGACTCTTGAGCTCTGGAGGGTCACATCGCTTAAACTTGATTAAATGTTGTTGAATTTTACTGAATGTAGCTCCTAAACTGGCTTTCAAGAGCTTCCCATAGCTGTGGCTTGGCTCATACCAGCAGGCTGAATAAACAGATCTTCTAAAATAATTGATGGCGTACATGTGGCTCTCATGAATCTAACCATtactcacacaaatacacattgtGGTACTGACTAGgtatttttctccctctctggtAGCTGTATTACAACTGGATGAAGTCACCTACGATGGACTGCAACGACTCCCACACTCTGCTCTCAGGGGAGCAGCTAATCTACGCCATCACCATACCGCTGTCGACCTCCATCATCCTGGCCAACCTTGTCATCATCTTGGGCATCGCCTGGAACCGACAGCTCCACAACACACCCAACTACTTCTTCCTCAGCCTGCTAGTGGCTGATCTGTGCACGGGTGTGGCCCTTCCTTTCATACCACTGATGGGTATGAACAGGGAGTTAAGTTTTGGTTCTTGCCTTGTTGCTCACATCTTCCCAAACTTCCTCTTCCTGGCATTCCTTCTCAACCTGGTAATGGTCCACTATGAGCGCTTTATTTGCATTGTTGACCCCCTTCATTACAATAACTTGTGGATGCATCGCAGTTTTCCTTTAGCATTGCTTGTGGTGTGGACGCCACCACTCTTGTACGCATCGCTGCCTGCTTTTGGGTGGAATAACTGGACAGGGCCAGATTGGAACAGCTGTTGTGCAAGTAGCCAAAAATTAATCCCAGTCTCAAACTGTTCAACAAACGGTACCACCTGCTGCTCATACAGGCGAGTCTTCCCCAATGCTTTCATCTACCTAGAGGTGTACGGACTTGTTTTACCTGCGATTCTCACCATCGCTGGTATGACTGGCCGCGTTTTATGGATCACCCGTGGCCAACTGAAGGACATTTGCCGTCTCCATCGATCGGTGGAGCGGGGAAGTCAGGCCTCAGACCGAGAGCAGAGGCTGAACCTGCGGTACACTCGCTGCCTGGTGGCCGTGTCTCTAACCTTTCTCGCTTGCTGGGTTCCCTACCTCATTTACATGCACGTCTGCATAGCGGTCTTGATAACTGACACCAAGTGGAGCTCCACCACTCACATCGTGCTCTCTTGCACCGGTATCGGAAGCATGGCTGTGGTGCCACTGGTGCTCGGCCTCGCAAACAAGCAGTATACAGAACCTGCATACAAACTTTTGCAGAAAAtcagagacaggtggaggaggagaagaacgCAGGAATCAGATGAGGTTGGGGTCTAAGATGAATCTGAAGATAACTGCAGGAAATAATGCAGCTGGATGAACTGCATTTCAGTAGCCTATAGATAGAGCCACCATGAAGAAAGATTGGTTTACAACTGcaaaaacatttgcattgaTTTCTCTCACAATTTATTTATCAATGTTTTACCACCACcccactgtttaaaaaaaatattttttatacagAGCTCTCAGTTTAccatgatatttttttataatttatttgacAATTTTACTGTATCTGCAgacttaatttaaaatatgtagAGCTGGGCTGTTTTCAGGACTTTAGAACCAAACATTGTCTCAAAtagtactgtacttaaatacagtGGTGCTTAGTATTCTatcatttgctatttagacaaagATAAAGTACAGCATGAGGCTGATGGGACTATCATTACTTTTGCAAGTATTTAATCATAAATCAGATTATTTGACTATGAAAAGATGAGGGATTACAAAAGATATTACACATGTAATTTCAACAAAATTTCATCCATGCCATCCATGCAATAGCTgtcaaaacatttcatgaaaaaaaaggaaatgtcgTCCTCATTATGTTGCTAAATTTGAAGTCTAGGTATAGCTTAAATTAGTAGGGTTCATCCTCTAGggaaaaatgtacagtatatcctCATTTCTTTTTGTGCTGCCGGTTCTGGACATCAGTTTGAGCCAGTTGTAGATTTGCTCCCATCTGTCACCCCCCTGGCTGCAATGTTTACTCCTACTTTCCCCAGCAGTGTTTATGATATACTGGTATGCAAGTtgaagaggggagggggatgCACCACAGTCCATAATACATCTACAAGACACGGGGGAGATTAAGGCTTCAGTAGGAGCACACAGGGGAAACATGAGCTTTAAACATGCTTgctgaaaaataagaaatatgcttgttgaataaatgaaaatcTACAAAGATCTTGCCATATTTGGATAAAATGTAACAGGAAgatgaaatacagtaaaagtgtGCTTGTGTTTAAAGGGAGACATCTGCTGCAAAATGCTTGTATTTGGagactaaaatgtgttgctgctctcatggaaaatgtgatttttaattgagccttaaataaacacagaatataTGTCGTCTTATTTGCTTCCcccaatcaaaaaaaaaatgtggctttAAATGTGCAGTTAGTACATACGTGGGTGGAAATGAGACCACAAGAGCGAAGGcgagctgaggaggaaaaggagactttaatcaaattaaacagCAAACAAGCTCTGAACTGTTACGGGACATTAGGAGAGATGGGACATCATCATGGGGACAGGGTACAATGACTGTACGTCTTTTGTCTATATATTGCCTTGTTAACACCATGTTCCAGTTTGTTTTCCACATTTCAATATTGTAGAAGATGGAGGAGAACCAGAAAGGAAAAATTAAGACATGATCAGACTGTCTGGCTCCAGCTCCCCTGCTAATGACTGACTCATATCTTAATCAAGTAGTTAGCCTCTTGTCTTTTTATCTAACAAACACACTGTGCCCACCACACCCCTTTCACGTCTGGATGATAAATGAATAGCCAGCAGGTAGTTAGCTATAAAGAATGGAAACTTGGAAACAGaacaatgaacaaaacaaaatccatgttctttaaagtttattaatttgttgtatattctttttttaatttgtacaaaagtgtaaaaatgataattagcTTTTTTCAGACTAGGCTTATTTCTTGGTCAGGGGCAGCTGCAAGGTATGTAATTCCTTCTAAAACAGGCAATTGTCATTttgaaactttctttttttgtgtattattaggctactgatatttttttttggaCAGAATCAGGCTAacagtttttatgctaagctaagctaagcagcTGCTGGCTACAGCTACATATTTAACACAAAGACATGAGCTCATCCAATCTAACTCTCCGGTAAAGAGTATAATTGTGTTTCATATGATGTGAAACTATTCCTTTCTTTGAGTTCAGTCTATATGTACATGTGTACGAGATTTATGGCAGGCATTGATGTATATTTATTGAATGTGTTCCATTGCAAATACATAAACTTGAATGTCTTCTAATTGCCTTGTGATTACTTTTATTTGAGGTACAACAGTGCAGTTGcaaatgagagacagaaaacaattCAGTTTTGGTAGTGTACAGGCTTGCAAATAAACATTTCACTGTTGCCATATATATTGTAAAAAGATGCAGAACATAGCAccactgaaatacagaaaaaaacaaggaaacattACCTCTCTGTATGTTCATGttctgacattataaaaaaaaaaaagcagagcagaAACACTCCAGTAAACAACTGCTTGATTGCACAAGTTCCTTGTTTTATGGTTGCCTTTATACAGTTAAATGGGTGGTTTTCTGtatcacataaaaacaaaatcatcttCCTACTACCTGAAGAcagctgggggaaaaaacactgaTGGTACCAAGAGCACCACAAGTCTTTCCAAATGcaaacaaagacaagaaaaccttttttaaaaacaccgCTCGATATAAACAAAGTGTCTCCAACCTCAAGCACGGATTCTAGGAAAAACGTTCAACCTGCCAAGAAGCCATTGTTAGACTGCTCACTCTACCAGATAGCACACAAAcaaagattattattatcatagtaAAAGTTTTAAGATGATACCTGAGgaatttaacttattttttattcacattttgtgGATTTACTCTAATGCTACAACCAGAGGAGGGATGGACAGTGCCTTTTAATCATCAGTGTAATGAGAGCTTTCAGACACAACTTTTCCTTCCTGCACTTCCACCCGGATCAGGAGACGTTTCTTGGAGCTGGGGTGCATTGGC
The Scomber scombrus chromosome 24, fScoSco1.1, whole genome shotgun sequence genome window above contains:
- the LOC133976563 gene encoding G-protein coupled bile acid receptor 1-like; amino-acid sequence: MKSPTMDCNDSHTLLSGEQLIYAITIPLSTSIILANLVIILGIAWNRQLHNTPNYFFLSLLVADLCTGVALPFIPLMGMNRELSFGSCLVAHIFPNFLFLAFLLNLVMVHYERFICIVDPLHYNNLWMHRSFPLALLVVWTPPLLYASLPAFGWNNWTGPDWNSCCASSQKLIPVSNCSTNGTTCCSYRRVFPNAFIYLEVYGLVLPAILTIAGMTGRVLWITRGQLKDICRLHRSVERGSQASDREQRLNLRYTRCLVAVSLTFLACWVPYLIYMHVCIAVLITDTKWSSTTHIVLSCTGIGSMAVVPLVLGLANKQYTEPAYKLLQKIRDRWRRRRTQESDEVGV